In the Campylobacter showae genome, one interval contains:
- a CDS encoding thioredoxin domain-containing protein, translated as MKKIVLSLMAASAMFAASNEQVVGFYSQMVGEGVKVNVTERKPIADGIEAVVVNLSNGQVSQDEVIFTKGDLLFPDIIDLKAQKAYMQEIKKEIAAKNISKVYKSEQKENIITLGNDSKKPTIVMFSDPECPYCRLELEKIEATLKESNVKLILTPVHDVSSLQKSFLIYKDAASAKTDSDKIKILRKYFADDYKVADGAVSDADVKAMDNLRQKYSAAGVRSVPFIVNLSDLQK; from the coding sequence ATGAAAAAAATAGTTTTGTCGCTAATGGCGGCCTCTGCGATGTTTGCGGCGTCAAACGAGCAAGTGGTAGGTTTTTATTCACAGATGGTCGGCGAGGGCGTGAAAGTAAACGTAACTGAGCGTAAACCGATAGCCGACGGCATCGAAGCGGTCGTGGTAAATTTGAGTAACGGCCAAGTCAGCCAAGACGAGGTTATCTTTACTAAAGGCGACCTGCTTTTCCCCGACATCATCGACCTAAAAGCGCAAAAAGCCTACATGCAAGAGATAAAAAAGGAAATAGCGGCGAAAAACATCTCAAAAGTCTATAAAAGCGAGCAAAAAGAAAACATCATCACTCTAGGAAACGACTCTAAAAAGCCTACTATCGTGATGTTTTCGGATCCTGAGTGCCCGTACTGCCGCCTAGAGCTTGAAAAGATCGAAGCGACGCTAAAAGAAAGCAACGTAAAGCTAATCTTAACTCCGGTTCACGACGTTTCGTCTTTGCAAAAGAGCTTTTTGATATATAAAGACGCAGCAAGCGCGAAAACCGATAGCGACAAGATCAAAATTTTACGAAAATATTTCGCGGACGACTATAAGGTAGCAGACGGCGCCGTTAGCGACGCGGACGTTAAAGCGATGGATAATTTAAGACAAAAATACTCCGCCGCCGGCGTTCGCTCCGTGCCTTTTATAGTAAATTTAAGCGACCTACAAAAATAA
- a CDS encoding twin-arginine translocation signal domain-containing protein has translation MQGSRRDFLKKSLKVGAVGGTVLAAAAIAKPTSDELAPDDNGVVVGKSSKKEVLYKKSKEWEYYYKIAY, from the coding sequence ATGCAAGGATCAAGACGAGATTTTCTCAAAAAATCTCTGAAGGTCGGCGCGGTAGGCGGAACCGTATTGGCCGCCGCAGCTATCGCAAAACCGACTAGCGACGAGCTTGCTCCTGACGACAACGGCGTAGTTGTCGGCAAGTCGAGCAAAAAAGAGGTGCTTTACAAAAAAAGCAAAGAGTGGGAATACTACTATAAGATCGCTTACTAA
- a CDS encoding formate dehydrogenase subunit alpha, giving the protein MSDSRIGRRSFLKLAALGTGSTMAFGENETFRKATNEEIKNPYEGSKKVRTICSICSAGCGIEAEVKDGVWVRQDMAMYHPISQGSHCSKGIDQIDLTKSKQRIKFPMKKVNGKWERISWEQAVNEIGDKMLQIRKEDGPDSVVFLGSAKFNNEQAYYFRKFAAFWGTNSNDHVARIUHSATVAGVANTWGYGAMTNHFGDMTANSKAIFCIGANSAVANPVGGMKHMLQAKDRNNAKLIVADPNFTKTAAHADLYLRQRSGTDVALIYGLIHIILKNGWEDKEFLENRTYGIEEVRKEAEHWTPELTSDVTGVPVDRLIEAANIMAHTKPGTVIWALGITQHSVGTSNTRILPILQLILGNMGKPGGGCNIIRGHDNVQGSTDMCNLSDSLPMYYGLTDASWKYYCKGWGVDYDEFIKRFAVSTKEPKQGGAPVKNTVFEEYFYHDPQNPEDRNWRNEKGWSLSKWWQGVLKEEKTFTSGKLRVLWVQGTGITSMAHLTKIQQAVDKLDMLVVAEPFVNEVAILSDRKDGIYVLPVATAFENEGHISSTNRSGQWRTKVVEPLYESKADQDVMFLFAKKFGFYDEYVKGMKMATVNHEPKQVKDDFVWPDDATNEIARMGKSIGYTGRTAEMFRRHQANWQNFDPDTLMGIGGDVKGEYYGKPWPAWDEKHPGTPILYDMSKSYAEGGCGFRNRFGLEHNGVSQLASEDTTLVGSDVKGGYPQITKENIEKVLGITLTEEEKRLMGATWSTDHSGLILEKCREKGVVPFGNARARMIVWEFLDPIPKHREPIHSPRWDLVQKYPTFDDQARNFRVETKYKSEQQAKDWSKEFPIVFSTLRLVNLSGAGMIERTSKYLAAITPEMFANVHPELALKYGIQDRDMMWIHSPQGTKIKVRCYHTQMVTPDRICMPYNFAGVMQGVSLEDRYPEGTKPYTIGESFNTVTNYGFDPVTQISEFNAGLCRIEKADGEGFNTFFHEYGENRV; this is encoded by the coding sequence ATGAGTGATTCACGCATAGGAAGACGCTCGTTTTTGAAGCTTGCCGCTCTTGGTACCGGTAGCACGATGGCATTTGGCGAAAACGAGACGTTTAGAAAGGCAACCAACGAGGAGATAAAAAATCCTTACGAAGGTTCAAAAAAGGTTAGAACGATTTGTTCTATTTGTTCGGCGGGCTGCGGTATCGAAGCCGAGGTAAAAGACGGAGTATGGGTACGCCAAGATATGGCTATGTACCACCCGATCTCTCAAGGTTCGCACTGCTCTAAGGGAATCGATCAGATCGACCTTACGAAATCAAAACAACGCATCAAATTTCCGATGAAAAAAGTAAACGGAAAATGGGAGCGCATCAGCTGGGAACAAGCCGTAAACGAAATCGGCGACAAGATGCTACAAATCCGTAAAGAAGACGGCCCTGATAGCGTAGTTTTCTTGGGCTCAGCCAAATTTAACAATGAGCAGGCTTACTATTTCCGCAAATTTGCGGCGTTTTGGGGTACAAACAGCAACGATCACGTAGCACGCATTTGACATAGCGCAACAGTCGCCGGTGTGGCGAATACTTGGGGTTATGGCGCGATGACGAATCACTTTGGAGATATGACGGCAAATTCAAAAGCGATCTTTTGTATCGGTGCGAATTCGGCTGTGGCAAATCCCGTCGGTGGCATGAAGCATATGTTGCAAGCCAAAGATAGAAACAACGCAAAATTAATCGTAGCGGATCCGAATTTTACTAAAACGGCTGCGCACGCGGATCTTTACTTGCGTCAGCGTTCAGGAACGGACGTAGCTCTTATTTACGGACTTATTCACATTATCCTTAAAAACGGCTGGGAAGATAAAGAATTTTTAGAAAACAGAACCTACGGTATCGAAGAGGTTAGAAAAGAGGCCGAACACTGGACTCCTGAGCTTACTTCGGACGTTACGGGCGTACCGGTAGATAGACTCATAGAGGCTGCTAACATAATGGCGCATACGAAACCTGGAACGGTTATCTGGGCTCTAGGTATCACTCAACACTCGGTAGGAACGTCAAATACCAGAATTTTACCTATCCTTCAACTAATCCTAGGCAATATGGGTAAACCGGGCGGCGGCTGTAACATCATCCGCGGTCACGATAACGTTCAGGGCTCTACCGATATGTGTAACCTTTCCGATAGCTTGCCGATGTATTACGGGCTAACGGATGCTTCTTGGAAATACTACTGCAAAGGCTGGGGCGTTGATTACGACGAGTTTATCAAACGATTTGCGGTTTCGACAAAAGAGCCGAAACAAGGCGGCGCTCCGGTAAAAAATACCGTATTTGAAGAGTATTTTTATCACGATCCGCAAAATCCGGAAGATAGAAACTGGAGAAACGAAAAAGGCTGGTCGCTATCAAAATGGTGGCAAGGAGTTTTAAAAGAGGAAAAGACTTTTACTAGCGGCAAACTTCGCGTTCTTTGGGTGCAAGGAACAGGTATCACCTCTATGGCGCACCTTACAAAAATTCAGCAAGCCGTCGACAAGCTAGATATGCTAGTCGTTGCGGAGCCGTTCGTAAACGAGGTTGCTATCCTTTCAGATAGAAAAGACGGAATTTACGTACTTCCGGTGGCTACTGCGTTTGAAAACGAAGGTCATATAAGCTCGACTAACCGCTCTGGTCAATGGAGAACGAAAGTCGTTGAGCCACTTTACGAGAGCAAGGCTGACCAAGACGTTATGTTCTTATTTGCTAAAAAATTTGGCTTTTATGACGAGTACGTAAAAGGCATGAAGATGGCGACCGTGAATCACGAGCCAAAACAAGTTAAAGACGACTTTGTATGGCCTGACGACGCTACAAACGAGATAGCTCGTATGGGCAAATCTATCGGCTACACCGGTAGAACGGCCGAGATGTTTAGAAGACATCAGGCTAACTGGCAAAATTTCGACCCTGATACGCTAATGGGTATCGGCGGCGACGTAAAAGGCGAATACTACGGTAAGCCTTGGCCGGCATGGGACGAAAAACACCCTGGTACGCCGATACTTTATGATATGAGCAAGTCTTACGCAGAGGGCGGTTGCGGATTTAGAAATCGTTTCGGCTTAGAGCATAACGGCGTTAGTCAGCTAGCTAGCGAGGATACGACTTTGGTAGGATCGGACGTAAAAGGCGGCTATCCGCAAATTACTAAAGAAAATATCGAAAAAGTCCTAGGCATAACCTTAACCGAAGAAGAAAAAAGGCTGATGGGAGCTACTTGGAGTACGGACCATAGCGGACTTATCTTAGAAAAATGCCGCGAAAAAGGCGTAGTGCCGTTTGGTAACGCAAGGGCTAGAATGATCGTTTGGGAATTCCTAGATCCAATCCCTAAACACCGCGAGCCTATCCACTCTCCGCGCTGGGATTTGGTACAAAAATACCCGACTTTCGACGATCAGGCTAGAAACTTCCGCGTCGAAACGAAATATAAATCCGAGCAACAAGCAAAAGACTGGAGTAAGGAATTCCCTATCGTATTTAGTACATTGCGCCTAGTAAACCTAAGCGGTGCTGGTATGATCGAGCGAACGAGTAAGTATCTAGCGGCGATCACACCTGAGATGTTTGCTAACGTTCACCCTGAGCTTGCTCTAAAATACGGCATCCAAGATCGCGATATGATGTGGATCCACTCTCCGCAAGGCACTAAGATCAAGGTTCGTTGCTACCATACTCAGATGGTTACGCCGGATAGAATTTGTATGCCGTATAACTTCGCGGGCGTTATGCAAGGCGTGAGCTTAGAGGATCGCTATCCTGAGGGCACTAAGCCTTATACGATCGGCGAGAGCTTTAATACCGTAACAAACTACGGCTTTGACCCGGTTACTCAAATTTCGGAATTTAACGCCGGACTTTGCAGGATAGAAAAAGCGGACGGAGAGGGCTTTAACACCTTCTTCCACGAATATGGCGAAAATAGAGTCTAA
- the fdh3B gene encoding formate dehydrogenase FDH3 subunit beta → MARMKFFVDTNRCISCFGCQVACSSAHELPVGLYRRKVITLNDGIEGKEVSTTIACQHCTDAPCEQVCPVDCFYIRADGIVLHDKNKCIGCGYCLYACPFGAPQFPRDGAFGIKGAMDKCTMCAGGPEETNSHEELHMYGQNRISEGKVPMCAAVCATNALLVGDAAEVSNVFRKRVMLRQAGTTI, encoded by the coding sequence ATGGCAAGAATGAAATTTTTCGTAGATACAAACAGATGTATCAGCTGCTTTGGATGCCAGGTCGCTTGCTCTTCGGCTCACGAGCTCCCTGTGGGGCTCTACCGCCGCAAGGTGATCACGCTAAACGACGGTATAGAGGGCAAGGAAGTATCGACTACGATAGCCTGCCAACACTGCACCGATGCTCCTTGCGAGCAGGTGTGTCCGGTGGATTGTTTTTACATCAGAGCCGACGGTATCGTGCTTCACGATAAAAACAAATGCATCGGCTGCGGATACTGCCTATACGCATGTCCGTTCGGTGCGCCGCAGTTCCCTAGAGACGGGGCGTTTGGTATAAAAGGCGCTATGGATAAGTGCACCATGTGTGCGGGAGGCCCTGAGGAGACGAACTCTCACGAGGAGCTTCATATGTACGGTCAAAACCGTATCTCAGAGGGCAAAGTCCCTATGTGTGCCGCCGTTTGCGCTACGAACGCTCTACTTGTGGGCGACGCAGCCGAAGTTTCAAATGTATTTCGCAAGCGCGTTATGCTGAGACAAGCGGGTACTACTATCTAA